Proteins encoded within one genomic window of Trichoderma asperellum chromosome 2, complete sequence:
- a CDS encoding uncharacterized protein (SECRETED:SignalP(1-28)), which produces MYRYHDTDCLLPLSLVALLLLLAPALMAYNSLCHSATGPLKAPREMAPTGPSRKELQPGNLELADQFPEFCLQAQRHHDIDAKAAASARQLRLQLQVQRPVTLPSLWTPPGSPVSPAAAVSEAEAEPLPFAERLQRGPSLSLPRPRCISGPPQRSGRDKESSRSGITATRLQRSEKRSSSLGTKALSQSPTHPKLSSPPKPPPKPAKFSRQPRLAEPPSFETPEAVADLALIESKASAADVLVDSSSIRGVHDQFLTKMTFSEQQRWITVQEKTFTKWLNTKIVARNLEVKDLVPDLSDGVMLIHLLECLSQESLGRYASRPKLRVQRFENANLALDFIKSRGIQMTNIGAEDVVDGNRKIVLGLIWTLILRFTISDINQEGMSAKEGLLLWCQRKTACYDEVEVRDFSSSWNDGLAFCALLDIHRPDLIDFDTLDKSDHRGNMQLAFDIAHEEIGIPKLLDVEDVCDVAKPDERSLMTYIAYWFHAFSQMEKVENAGRRVEKFFNNMQGAWEMQNAYERRMRELLKNIRGQVEQWHTAKFEGTYADAKAQASEFSEYKRGKKREWVAEKSELATLLGNIKTKLSTYRLRPYEPPAEVSQDVIERDWKSLTKSEMARAQLINETIRDIKNALRKSFADKANDFAMALNTMQLAISGLDGDIEDQLHHVKKLSENLPPLDRYLSTIAEVDAMCEEANIEENDFTTYTYDELAYELTLVRSSVQKKLSFLENQMVARNMTNLTPIQLEEFESVFRHFDRDASNSLQELEFSAALASLGLVFSEDEMHDYFIDTSGGKEYVTFEQFIRFMVDVTEDQNTAEQVFQSFREVADGKPYVTEMDLRHSLVPEEVIDKLLEMMPPHNGPDMSRDRGKDQFDYISFMEKLMGEGDENADDDIPAGVLQDSSNIGDDRPRRDSKVNGHG; this is translated from the exons ATGTACCGGTACCACGACACCGACTGCCTATTACCGCTGTCCCTCGTagcgctactgctgctgctcgcgcCCGCCCTCATGGCCTATAACAGCCTGTGCCACAGCGCCACGGGGCCGCTAAAGGCGCCTAGGGAGATGGCGCCCACGGGCCCCTCGCGGAAGGAGCTGCAGCCCGGCAACCTCGAGCTGGCTGATCAGTTCCCTGAATTTTGTTTACAAGCCCAGCGCCACCACGATATCGACGCCAAAGCCGCTGCATCTGCGCGCCAGCTccgtctccagctccaggTTCAGCGTCCCGTAACTCTGCCAAGCCTCTGGACGCCACCCGGATCGCCTGTCagtcctgctgctgccgtctccgaggctgaggctgagccGCTGCCATTTGCTGAGCGCCTGCAAAGGGGCCCCTCTCTATCTCTACCCCGGCCACGCTGCATTTCGGGCCCCCCTCAGCGGAGTGGGCGGGACAAGGAGAGTAGCCGTAGTGGCATTACTGCTACGCGCCTCCAGCGGTCAGAGAAGCGCAGCTCATCATTGGGCACCAAAGCCCTGAGCCAGTCTCCGACGCACCCAAAGCTTTCCAGTCCTCCAAAGCCGCCGCCCAAGCCTGCAAAGTTTTCCAGACAACCTCGTCTGGCAGAACCTCCGAGCTTTGAAACCCCTGAAGCAGTCGCTGACCTTGCCCTTATCGAGAGCAAGGCGTCTGCTGCCGACGTACTAGTCGATTCGTCGTCGATTCGGGGCGTCCATGACCAATTTCTCACAAAGATGACCTTCTCGGAGCAGCAGAGATGGATCACGGTCCAGGAAAAGACGTTTACAAAATG GTTGAACACCAAAATTGTAGCCAGAAACTTGGAGGTGAAGGACCTGGTACCGGATCTTAGTGACGGT GTTATGCTGATTCACTTACTCGAATGTCTTTCTCAAGAATCCCTCGGTCGATATGCCTCCCGTCCGAAGCTTCGAGTCCAACGGTTCGAAAATGCCAACCTGGCCCTGGACTTTATCAAGTCCAGAGGCATTCAGATGACAAACATTGGTGCTGAGGATGTTGTTGATGGAAACCGCAAAATTGTTCTTGGTCTTATTTGGACCCTGATTCTCCGGTTTACAATTAGCGACATCAATCAAGAGGGTATGTCTGCCAAGGAGGGTTTGCTGTTGTGGTGTCAACGAAAAACGGCATGCTACGATGAGGTCGAAGTTCGCGACTTTAGTAGCAGCTGGAACGACGGTCTCGCCTTCTGCGCCTTGCTGGATATTCATCGACCGGATTTGATCGACTTCGACACTTTAGACAAGTCAGACCACCGCGGCAACATGCAGCTCGCCTTTGATATTGCCCACGAAGAGATTGGTATTCCCAAGCTGTTGGATGTTGAAGATGTGTGCGATGTAGCGAAACCCGATGAGCGAAGTTTGATGACCTATATTGCCTACTGGTTCCATGCCTTTTCTCAGATGGAAAAAGTCGAAAATGCGGGACGACGAGTCGAAAAGTTTTTTAACAACATGCAAGGCGCCTGGGAGATGCAGAATGCCTACGAGAGACGAATGCGGGAACTCCTGAAGAATATCCGAGGCCAGGTTGAACAGTGGCACACGGCGAAATTTGAGGGCACCTATGCTGATGCAAAGGCCCAGGCGTCTGAATTCTCAGAGTATAAGAGGGGCAAGAAGCGAGAATGGGTTGCAGAGAAGAGTGAGCTTGCCACACTATTAGGAAACATCAAAACGAAGCTCAGCACCTATCGGTTACGGCCTTACGAACCTCCTGCAGAGGTTAGTCAGGATGTCATTGAGAGAGATTGGAAGAGTCTTACAAAGAGCGAGATGGCTCGCGCGCAGCTCATTAATGAAACGATTCGAGA CATCAAGAACGCGCTGAGAAAATCATTTGCCGACAAAGCAAATGACTTTGCAATGGCCCTCAACACCATGCAGCTTGCCATTTCGGGATTGGATGGCGATATTGAAGATCAGCTGCATCATGTCAAGAAGCTCAGCGAAAATCTGCCACCTCTCGATCGATATCTCAGTACTATTGCGGAAGTAGATGCCATGTGCGAGGAAGCAAACATTGAGGAGAACGACTTCACCACCTATACGTATGACGAACTGGCATACGAATTGACGCTTGTGAGATCCTCGGTTCAAAAGAAGCTCTCCTTTTTGGAAAACCAGATGGTTGCTCGCAACATGACCAATTTAACGCCAATTCAGCTGGAAGAGTTCGAGAGTGTGTTCCGCCACTTTGATCGCGATGCCTCGAACTCGCTACAAGAGCTTGAGTTCAGTGCAGCTTTAGCCTCGCTTGGCCTAGTTTTCTCTGAAGATGAGATGCACGATTACTTTATTGATACCTCTGGGGGCAAAGAATATGTTACATTCGAGCAGTTTATCCGCTTCATGGTCGACGTCACCGAAGATCAAAATACCGCTGAGCAAGTCTTCCAGTCGTTCCGTGAAGTTGCTGATGGCAAGCCATATGTCACTGAAATGGATCTGCGCCACAGTCTTGTTCCTGAAGAGGTCATTGACAAACTTCTCGAGATGATGCCGCCGCATAACGGTCCAGATATGTCACGAGATCGTGGCAAAGACCAGTTCGACTACATCTCCTTTATGGAGAAGCTGATGGGCGAGGGCGACGAAAACGCGGATGACGATATACCAGCCGGCGTGCTCCAAGATAGTTCAAATATTGGCGATGATCGGCCCCGAAGAGATTCAAAGGTGAACGGCCATGGGTAG